The Manduca sexta isolate Smith_Timp_Sample1 chromosome 17, JHU_Msex_v1.0, whole genome shotgun sequence genome includes a window with the following:
- the LOC115445292 gene encoding 15-hydroxyprostaglandin dehydrogenase [NAD(+)], with protein MNCITITHCKLVHCTVNMFDLKHKIVLLTGGANGIGAAIVQAFLREGVKHIAILDIDVSSGNSLENEMNETYGDEKVKYYQCDVSKDEQLLETFNIVHDRNSYIDIVINNAGLTDESNTSNIRSEIEVNYIALVNGTLKALEMMRVDRGGRGGTVINISSIACLCQLAPALFVYLGTKSAVLQFSNCIGREEYYTKTGVRVITVCFGNTDTTIMQKLKSFDEEINKEMQEIIKLYPMQSQESAAKGVVDVLKNGKSGSTWLVANDKPAVDYSSHVTDAYKIMAKHLND; from the exons ATGAACTGTATTACGATAACGCATTGTAAACTTGTACATTGTACTGTGAACATGTTTGATTTGAAGCATAAAATTGTTCTTTTGACTGGCGGTGCAAATGGTATTGGAGCAGCGATTGTTCAAGCATTTCTGAGAGAAGGCGTTAAG CATATAGCTATACTTGATATCGATGTAAGTTCGGGAAACTCCTTAGAGAACGAAATGAACGAAACCTATGGAGAtgaaaaggtaaaatattacCAATGCGATGTTTCAAAGGATGAACAACTTCTTGAAACTTTCAATATAGTTCACGATCGCAACAGCTAtatagacattgtaataaataatgctgGCTTGACTGATGAGAGCAACACAAGTAATATTAGGAGTGAAATTGAAGTAAATTAT ATAGCATTAGTCAACGGGACACTAAAGGCGTTGGAGATGATGCGGGTAGACCGAGGTGGGAGAGGGGGCACGGTAATAAATATATCGTCGATTGCATGCCTGTGTCAATTGGCGCCGGCACTTTTTGTATACTTGGGGACTAAAAGCGCTGTGCTGCAGTTCAGTAATTGTATTGGT AGGGAAGAATATTACACTAAGACTGGGGTGAGAGTAATTACAGTTTGCTTTGGAAACACTGATACTACTATCATGCAGAAATTGAAAAGTTTTGACGAAGAAATAAACAAGGAAAtgcaagaaataataaaattatatcctaTGCAATC ACAAGAATCAGCAGCGAAAGGTGTAGTGGATGTGTTAAAAAATGGCAAATCTGGCAGCACTTGGCTGGTTGCAAATGATAAACCAGCAGTGGATTACTCATCACATGTTACTGATGCGTACAAAATTATGGCAAAACATTTGAATgattga
- the LOC119189548 gene encoding uncharacterized oxidoreductase YuxG-like isoform X2, translated as MYEVKDKVVLVTGGAAGIGAGVVQAFLEENAKHVAALDVDVSNGQALEREMTAKYGPGKIKFYKCDVTTNDLEAAYESILNEYGYIDVVVNNAGIMNDRPNVYLKEITINVMEPHYSVSGVRVITLCFGCTDTTLFSLTKLGAFDKETDLLLENSLGVLPMQKPESAVKGLMDAYKTGASASTWLITSDKPAEDISENVKKAYSIMSQGVFS; from the exons ATGTACGAAGTAAAAGATAAAGTTGTTTTGGTGACTGGTGGAGCGGCTGGAATTGGAGCTGGTGTCGTTCAAGCATTTTTAGAGGAAAATGCGAAA CATGTTGCGGCTTTAGACGTCGATGTGTCCAACGGACAAGCATTAGAAAGAGAAATGACTGCTAAATACGGTCCTGGGaagattaaattttacaaatgcgATGTTACCACAAATGATCTTGAAGCTGCCTACGAAAGCATTCTTAATGAATATGGATACATAGATGTTGTCGTCAACAATGCCGGTATTATGAACGATCGGCCGAACGTTTACTTGAAAGAAATTACTATCAATGTG ATGGAGCCTCATTACTCTGTCTCCGGGGTTCGAGTGATAACGTTATGTTTCGGCTGCACGGACACCACTCTCTTCAGCCTCACTAAATTGGGAGCATTTGACAAGGAAACCGACTTGCTCTTGGAAAACAGTTTGGGAGTGTTACCAATGCAAAA gcCAGAATCTGCCGTAAAAGGTTTGATGGATGCGTACAAGACTGGGGCTAGCGCCAGTACATGGCTGATAACCAGTGATAAACCAGCTGAAGATATCTCGGAGAATGTTAAGAAGGCCTACAGTATTATGAGCCAAGGCGTATTTTCTTAG
- the LOC119189548 gene encoding 15-hydroxyprostaglandin dehydrogenase [NAD(+)]-like isoform X1, with protein sequence MYEVKDKVVLVTGGAAGIGAGVVQAFLEENAKHVAALDVDVSNGQALEREMTAKYGPGKIKFYKCDVTTNDLEAAYESILNEYGYIDVVVNNAGIMNDRPNVYLKEITINVSALITSSLKAYNIMRKDHGGKGGAIINISSIVGLFQASLLPIYAATKSAVLQFSNCLGMEPHYSVSGVRVITLCFGCTDTTLFSLTKLGAFDKETDLLLENSLGVLPMQKPESAVKGLMDAYKTGASASTWLITSDKPAEDISENVKKAYSIMSQGVFS encoded by the exons ATGTACGAAGTAAAAGATAAAGTTGTTTTGGTGACTGGTGGAGCGGCTGGAATTGGAGCTGGTGTCGTTCAAGCATTTTTAGAGGAAAATGCGAAA CATGTTGCGGCTTTAGACGTCGATGTGTCCAACGGACAAGCATTAGAAAGAGAAATGACTGCTAAATACGGTCCTGGGaagattaaattttacaaatgcgATGTTACCACAAATGATCTTGAAGCTGCCTACGAAAGCATTCTTAATGAATATGGATACATAGATGTTGTCGTCAACAATGCCGGTATTATGAACGATCGGCCGAACGTTTACTTGAAAGAAATTACTATCAATGTG TCGGCATTGATAACAAGCTCATTGAAAGCGTATAATATAATGCGCAAAGACCACGGAGGGAAAGGTGGTGCTATCATCAATATTTCATCCATCGTGGGGCTGTTTCAAGCATCCCTACTCCCAATTTATGCGGCAACGAAGAGCGCAGTTTTACAATTCAGCAATTGCCTTGGa ATGGAGCCTCATTACTCTGTCTCCGGGGTTCGAGTGATAACGTTATGTTTCGGCTGCACGGACACCACTCTCTTCAGCCTCACTAAATTGGGAGCATTTGACAAGGAAACCGACTTGCTCTTGGAAAACAGTTTGGGAGTGTTACCAATGCAAAA gcCAGAATCTGCCGTAAAAGGTTTGATGGATGCGTACAAGACTGGGGCTAGCGCCAGTACATGGCTGATAACCAGTGATAAACCAGCTGAAGATATCTCGGAGAATGTTAAGAAGGCCTACAGTATTATGAGCCAAGGCGTATTTTCTTAG